One genomic window of Paraburkholderia acidiphila includes the following:
- a CDS encoding Mth938-like domain-containing protein gives MKLHQDSSAALNTVTGYGADYVEVNLERHTGSIIVMPESPVTPWPVHAFDALTPELFEMLLPLNPEVVVFGSGERLRFPHPRLTAALAAKRIGVEAMDFKAACRTYNILMAEGRRVAAALLIES, from the coding sequence TTGAAACTACACCAGGACTCCAGCGCCGCGCTGAACACCGTGACCGGTTACGGCGCCGACTACGTCGAAGTGAACCTCGAACGCCACACGGGCAGCATCATCGTGATGCCCGAATCGCCGGTCACGCCCTGGCCGGTGCACGCGTTCGACGCCCTCACGCCCGAACTCTTCGAGATGCTTCTGCCGCTGAACCCCGAGGTAGTGGTGTTCGGCAGCGGCGAGCGGCTGCGCTTTCCTCACCCTCGCCTGACCGCGGCGCTGGCCGCGAAGCGCATTGGCGTCGAGGCGATGGACTTCAAGGCCGCCTGCCGCACCTACAACATCCTCATGGCCGAAGGCCGTCGCGTGGCGGCCGCGCTTCTGATCGAAAGCTGA
- a CDS encoding molybdenum cofactor biosynthesis protein MoaE, whose amino-acid sequence MPVRVQTEDFDLTTEVAQLRARNPAIGAVACFVGTVRDLNDGSTIASLELEHYPGMTEKALEAIVEAAQRRWAGIEVLIVHRVGKLAPLDQIVLVATTSKHRGDAFASCEFVMDYLKTEAPFWKKEETEQGARWVDARESDNTALARWGVASGNASRESS is encoded by the coding sequence ATGCCCGTGCGCGTACAAACGGAAGATTTCGACCTGACCACGGAGGTTGCGCAACTGCGCGCGCGCAATCCGGCGATCGGCGCGGTGGCGTGCTTCGTCGGCACGGTGCGCGACCTGAACGACGGCAGCACGATCGCCTCGCTCGAGCTCGAGCACTATCCAGGCATGACCGAGAAGGCGCTGGAGGCGATCGTCGAGGCGGCGCAGCGGCGCTGGGCGGGCATCGAGGTGCTGATCGTGCACAGGGTGGGCAAGCTCGCGCCGCTCGATCAGATCGTGCTGGTCGCGACGACGTCGAAGCATCGCGGCGACGCCTTTGCGTCCTGCGAGTTCGTGATGGACTACCTCAAGACCGAGGCGCCGTTCTGGAAGAAGGAAGAGACGGAGCAGGGCGCGCGCTGGGTCGACGCACGCGAGAGCGACAATACGGCGCTGGCGCGCTGGGGTGTGGCGTCGGGAAATGCCTCGCGCGAATCCAGCTAG
- a CDS encoding group III truncated hemoglobin, protein MTRPDTRPADTLHAQPTEENIRALVYAFYDRVRDDALLGPVFDGVLAGRWDEHLPKMCRFWSSLVLGSKSYRGNVQQAHDPVPGVEPQHFSRWLYLFLDTVQARYEPAAAVQFMEPALRIAQSLQLSRFGWDYTIPPEQQAILDRVAPRRRPAGHGHDLPTRPSGEPFPARFVGRQMDVDENTPAE, encoded by the coding sequence ATGACTCGCCCCGACACCCGCCCCGCTGACACCCTGCACGCCCAGCCAACCGAAGAGAACATCCGCGCACTGGTCTACGCGTTCTACGACCGCGTGCGCGACGACGCCTTGCTCGGTCCGGTATTCGACGGCGTACTTGCCGGACGTTGGGACGAACACCTGCCGAAGATGTGCCGCTTCTGGTCGAGCCTCGTGCTCGGCAGCAAGAGCTACCGCGGCAATGTGCAGCAGGCGCACGATCCGGTGCCTGGCGTCGAACCGCAGCATTTCAGCCGCTGGCTCTATCTCTTTCTCGATACCGTTCAGGCACGCTACGAGCCCGCGGCGGCGGTGCAGTTCATGGAGCCCGCGCTGCGCATAGCGCAAAGCCTGCAATTGAGCCGCTTTGGCTGGGACTACACGATTCCGCCCGAGCAGCAGGCTATCCTGGACCGCGTAGCGCCGCGCAGGCGTCCCGCCGGGCACGGCCATGACTTGCCCACGCGCCCGAGCGGCGAGCCGTTTCCGGCCCGTTTCGTTGGCCGCCAGATGGATGTCGACGAGAACACGCCGGCCGAGTAG
- a CDS encoding glycosyltransferase family 39 protein translates to MNDTPSRLPLNRSAILLLILALAVIWFLPLGWRHLLPSDEGRYAEMAREMLATGDWITPRYNDYKYFEKPPLQTWMNALTFAWFGIGEWQARLYTALTGFAGVLLIGFTGARVFNAATGFFAAVVLACAPYWNLMGHFNTLDMGLSFWMQLTLCALLLAQRPNLPKNNARLWMWVCWGAMAMAVLSKGLVGLILPGAVLVLYTAVSRDWALWKRLYLVSGLIVFFAIVSPWFILVQQRNPEFFNFFFIVQQFQRYLTPAQNRPGPFYYFVPVMLVGFLPWLSVSVQSVRHALRAPRQPNGFSPVMLMLVWTVFIFLFFSASHSKLISYVLPIAPPVALIIGMYLPVMTRTQWNKHLAGYALFAVVLMGASFVLTRLGDARNPNALYREFQVWVFAAAAVAFVVTMVGLRLNRAKRTPETGARAPAVALGTAWLLLATIAGTGHDVFGTLSSGAPLAPAVRAAIAKLPPDTPFYSVGVLDHTMPFYVRHAMTMVEVTDELAFGISEEPQKWVPTIADWEARWKADRYALALIPVKRYEELAAQGLPMQVIARDARRVIVQKPQS, encoded by the coding sequence ATGAACGATACGCCATCGAGGCTACCGCTCAACCGCAGCGCGATCCTGCTCCTGATCCTCGCCCTCGCCGTGATCTGGTTCCTGCCGCTCGGCTGGCGCCACCTGCTGCCGAGCGACGAAGGCCGCTACGCCGAAATGGCGCGCGAAATGCTCGCGACCGGCGACTGGATCACGCCGCGCTACAACGACTACAAGTACTTCGAGAAGCCCCCGCTGCAAACCTGGATGAACGCGCTCACGTTCGCGTGGTTCGGCATCGGCGAGTGGCAGGCGCGCCTCTACACGGCGCTCACCGGCTTCGCCGGCGTGCTGCTGATCGGCTTCACCGGCGCGCGCGTGTTCAACGCCGCCACGGGCTTCTTCGCCGCGGTCGTGCTCGCCTGCGCGCCGTACTGGAACCTGATGGGCCACTTCAACACGCTCGACATGGGCCTGTCGTTCTGGATGCAGCTCACGCTGTGCGCACTGCTGCTCGCGCAGCGCCCGAACCTGCCCAAAAACAACGCGCGCCTCTGGATGTGGGTGTGCTGGGGGGCCATGGCGATGGCGGTGCTCTCCAAGGGCCTCGTCGGCCTGATCCTGCCGGGCGCCGTGCTCGTGCTCTATACGGCGGTTTCGCGCGACTGGGCGCTCTGGAAGCGTCTGTATCTCGTGAGCGGCCTGATCGTGTTCTTCGCGATCGTTTCGCCGTGGTTCATCCTCGTGCAGCAGCGCAATCCCGAGTTCTTCAACTTCTTCTTCATCGTCCAGCAGTTCCAGCGCTACCTCACGCCCGCGCAGAACCGTCCCGGCCCGTTCTACTACTTCGTGCCGGTCATGCTGGTGGGCTTCCTGCCCTGGCTTTCGGTCAGCGTGCAGAGCGTGCGCCATGCGCTGCGTGCGCCGCGCCAGCCCAACGGCTTCTCGCCCGTCATGCTGATGCTTGTGTGGACGGTGTTCATCTTCCTGTTCTTCAGCGCCTCGCACTCGAAGCTGATCTCCTACGTCCTGCCGATTGCGCCGCCGGTTGCGCTCATCATCGGCATGTACCTGCCGGTCATGACGCGCACGCAGTGGAACAAGCACCTCGCGGGCTATGCGCTTTTCGCCGTCGTGCTGATGGGGGCCTCGTTCGTGCTCACCCGTCTTGGCGACGCGCGCAACCCTAACGCGCTCTATCGCGAGTTCCAGGTGTGGGTGTTCGCCGCGGCGGCTGTGGCCTTCGTCGTCACGATGGTCGGCCTGCGCCTGAACCGCGCGAAGCGCACGCCCGAAACCGGCGCGCGCGCGCCGGCGGTCGCGCTCGGCACGGCCTGGCTGCTGCTCGCGACCATCGCGGGCACGGGCCACGACGTGTTCGGCACGCTGAGTTCCGGCGCGCCGCTTGCGCCCGCGGTACGTGCCGCCATTGCGAAGCTGCCGCCCGACACGCCGTTCTACTCCGTGGGCGTGCTCGACCACACCATGCCCTTCTACGTGCGCCACGCGATGACGATGGTCGAAGTGACCGACGAGCTTGCCTTCGGCATCTCCGAGGAGCCGCAAAAATGGGTGCCGACCATCGCCGACTGGGAAGCGCGCTGGAAGGCCGACCGCTACGCGCTCGCGCTGATTCCGGTGAAGCGCTACGAAGAACTGGCTGCGCAGGGCCTGCCGATGCAGGTGATCGCCCGCGACGCACGGCGTGTGATCGTCCAGAAGCCGCAATCCTGA
- the thrC gene encoding threonine synthase codes for MNYVSTRGAGAGEHHSFSDILLGGLARDGGLYLPAGYPQIGKEELARWRGLSYADLAFEILSKFAGDIPADDLRDITRCTYTGETYRNVRHGEDASKITPLTTLGEENGAKLSLLELSNGPTLAFKDMAMQLLGNLFEYALAKAGQELNILGATSGDTGSAAEYAMRGKKGVRVFMLSPHKKMSAFQTAQMFSLQDPNIFNLAVEGVFDDCQDIVKAVSNDHAFKAQQKIGTVNSINWARVVAQVVYYFAGYFAATQSNDERVSFTVPSGNFGNVCAGHIARMMGLPIEKLVVATNENDVLDEFFRTGIYRVRGSAETYHTTSPSMDISKASNFERFVYDLLGRDPARVTQLFRDVEEKGGFDLVASGDFVRVQQFGFVSGRSTHDDRIATIRDVYSRYKTMIDTHTADGVKVAREHLQPGVPMIVLETAQPVKFGETIREALDREPERPAAFEGLEALPQRFEVVPADAKRVKDYIAAHTAG; via the coding sequence ATGAATTACGTATCCACGCGCGGCGCGGGCGCCGGCGAGCATCATTCGTTTTCCGACATTCTGCTGGGCGGTCTCGCGCGCGACGGCGGCTTGTACTTGCCGGCCGGGTATCCGCAGATCGGCAAGGAAGAACTCGCGCGCTGGCGCGGCCTCTCGTACGCGGATCTCGCGTTCGAGATCCTCTCGAAGTTCGCCGGCGACATTCCCGCCGACGACCTGCGCGACATCACGCGCTGCACCTACACGGGCGAAACATACCGCAACGTGCGCCACGGCGAAGACGCGAGCAAGATCACGCCGCTCACCACGCTCGGCGAGGAAAACGGCGCGAAACTGTCGCTGCTCGAACTCTCGAACGGCCCGACGCTCGCGTTCAAGGACATGGCGATGCAACTGCTCGGCAACCTGTTCGAGTACGCGCTCGCGAAGGCCGGCCAGGAGCTGAACATTCTCGGCGCGACCTCGGGCGACACCGGCAGCGCCGCTGAATACGCCATGCGCGGCAAGAAGGGCGTGCGCGTGTTCATGCTCTCGCCGCACAAGAAAATGAGCGCGTTCCAGACGGCGCAGATGTTCAGCCTGCAAGACCCGAACATCTTCAACCTCGCCGTGGAAGGCGTGTTCGACGACTGCCAGGACATCGTCAAGGCCGTTTCGAACGATCACGCGTTCAAGGCGCAGCAAAAGATCGGCACGGTCAACTCGATCAACTGGGCGCGCGTCGTGGCCCAGGTCGTGTACTACTTCGCCGGTTACTTCGCGGCGACGCAGTCGAACGACGAACGCGTTTCGTTCACGGTGCCCTCGGGCAACTTCGGCAATGTGTGCGCGGGCCATATCGCGCGCATGATGGGCCTGCCGATCGAAAAGCTCGTGGTCGCGACCAACGAGAACGACGTGCTCGACGAGTTCTTCCGCACCGGCATCTATCGCGTGCGCGGCTCGGCCGAGACGTATCACACCACCAGCCCGAGCATGGATATCTCGAAGGCGTCGAACTTCGAGCGCTTCGTGTACGACCTGTTGGGCCGCGATCCGGCGCGCGTCACGCAACTGTTCCGAGACGTGGAGGAGAAGGGCGGTTTCGATCTCGTGGCGAGCGGCGACTTCGTGCGCGTGCAGCAGTTTGGTTTCGTGTCGGGCCGCAGCACCCACGACGATCGCATCGCGACGATCCGCGATGTTTACTCGCGCTACAAGACGATGATCGACACCCACACCGCCGACGGCGTGAAGGTCGCCCGCGAACACTTGCAGCCGGGTGTGCCGATGATCGTGCTCGAAACCGCGCAGCCGGTGAAGTTCGGCGAGACGATTCGCGAGGCGCTCGACCGTGAGCCGGAGCGTCCGGCAGCGTTCGAAGGGCTGGAGGCGCTGCCGCAGCGCTTCGAAGTCGTGCCCGCCGATGCAAAGCGTGTGAAGGACTATATCGCCGCTCATACGGCGGGTTGA
- a CDS encoding Rrf2 family transcriptional regulator, which translates to MRLTDYTDYSLRVMLYLALRRDSLATIQEISDAYGVSKNHLMKVVQRLGELGWVDTIRGRNGGLRLAPASLDLTVGAVVRQTESDFSLVGCFPDEHGERRSCVIEPQCRLKHALAAARDAFLAELDRHTIGELAQPAGELTGLLGLAPIQFMPRAQAARPASSREH; encoded by the coding sequence ATGAGACTGACCGACTACACCGACTACTCGTTACGCGTGATGTTGTATCTCGCGCTGCGTCGCGACAGCCTGGCCACGATCCAGGAGATTTCGGACGCCTACGGCGTGTCCAAGAATCATCTGATGAAAGTGGTGCAGCGGCTTGGCGAGCTTGGCTGGGTCGATACCATTCGCGGGCGCAATGGTGGCTTGCGGCTCGCGCCGGCTTCGCTCGATCTGACCGTTGGCGCGGTCGTTCGTCAGACCGAGAGCGATTTCTCGCTGGTCGGCTGCTTTCCGGACGAGCATGGCGAGCGGCGCAGCTGCGTCATCGAGCCGCAGTGCCGGCTCAAACACGCGCTGGCGGCGGCGCGCGATGCGTTCCTCGCGGAACTCGACCGTCATACGATCGGCGAACTGGCGCAACCGGCGGGCGAGTTGACCGGGCTGCTCGGCCTCGCGCCGATCCAGTTCATGCCGCGTGCACAAGCGGCTCGGCCCGCGTCTTCGCGGGAGCATTGA
- a CDS encoding molybdopterin molybdotransferase MoeA, with protein sequence MLSTADALATLLAAAKSLSGTETISTFDALNRVLAADVVSPLDVPPMNTSAMDGYAVRVADLAQGSRHLPVSQRIPAGHAPQPLAAGTAARIFTGATVPPGADAVVMQEQTEAADGAVTFLHAPKAGEWITAQGADIRKDTVILPAGTRLTPAALGLAASVGCAALTVVRRVKVAVFFTGDELTMPGEPLKPGAIYNSNRFTLTGLLRNLGCEVTDYGIVPDQLDVTRATLREAAAAHDLILTSGGVSVGEEDHVRPAVEAEGRINLWQIAMKPGKPLAFGAVRRAQAGEAFFIGLPGNPVSSFVTFLLFVRPFLLRLAGATHVSPRALSLRADFTQTKGDRRNEFLRARVNPAGGLDLFSNQSSAVLTSTVWGDGLIDNPPNHAISAGETVRFIPFTELLY encoded by the coding sequence ATGCTTTCCACCGCCGACGCCCTGGCCACGCTGCTCGCGGCGGCGAAGTCGCTTAGCGGCACCGAAACGATTTCGACGTTCGACGCGCTGAACCGCGTGCTCGCCGCGGACGTCGTCTCGCCGCTCGACGTGCCGCCGATGAATACGAGCGCGATGGACGGCTACGCGGTGCGCGTGGCCGATCTCGCGCAAGGCAGTCGCCATCTGCCGGTTTCGCAGCGCATTCCCGCAGGCCACGCGCCACAGCCGCTGGCGGCGGGCACGGCGGCGCGTATTTTCACGGGCGCGACGGTGCCCCCGGGCGCCGACGCCGTGGTGATGCAGGAGCAGACCGAGGCGGCGGATGGCGCGGTCACCTTCCTGCACGCGCCGAAGGCCGGCGAATGGATCACGGCGCAGGGCGCGGACATCCGCAAGGACACGGTCATCTTGCCGGCGGGCACGCGTCTCACGCCGGCGGCGCTCGGGCTCGCGGCATCGGTGGGCTGTGCGGCGCTCACCGTCGTGCGCCGCGTGAAGGTCGCGGTGTTCTTCACCGGTGACGAGCTGACGATGCCAGGCGAGCCGCTCAAGCCCGGCGCGATCTACAACTCGAATCGCTTCACGCTCACGGGCCTCTTGCGCAACCTCGGCTGCGAGGTCACCGACTACGGCATCGTGCCGGACCAGCTCGACGTCACACGCGCGACGCTGCGCGAGGCGGCTGCCGCGCACGATCTCATCCTCACGTCCGGCGGTGTCTCGGTTGGCGAGGAAGATCACGTACGGCCCGCCGTGGAGGCCGAAGGCCGCATCAATCTCTGGCAGATCGCCATGAAGCCTGGCAAGCCGCTCGCGTTCGGCGCGGTGCGTCGGGCGCAAGCGGGTGAGGCGTTCTTCATCGGGCTGCCGGGCAACCCGGTTTCGAGCTTCGTTACCTTCCTGCTGTTCGTGCGCCCGTTCCTGCTGCGTCTCGCGGGCGCTACCCACGTCAGCCCGCGTGCGCTTTCGCTGCGCGCCGATTTCACGCAGACGAAGGGCGACCGCCGCAACGAATTCCTGCGTGCGCGTGTGAACCCGGCTGGCGGTCTGGACCTGTTCTCGAACCAGAGTTCGGCCGTGCTCACCTCCACGGTCTGGGGCGACGGCCTCATCGACAATCCGCCCAATCATGCGATCAGCGCCGGCGAGACCGTGCGCTTCATTCCGTTCACCGAATTGCTGTACTGA
- a CDS encoding homoserine dehydrogenase, whose protein sequence is MEPIKVGLLGFGTVGSGTFTVLRRNQEEIKRRAGRGIEVARIAVRNPAKATAALGNEAGTVDLTTDFNAVVDDPSISIIAEMIGGTTLAKDLVLRAIANGKHVVTANKALLAVHGTEIFEAAGAKGVMVAFEAAVAGGIPIIKALREGLTANRIQYIAGIINGTTNYILSEMRERGLDFATALKAAQELGYAEADPTFDIEGVDAAHKATIMSAIAFGVPVQFDKAYVEGISKLDAIDIKYAEELGYRIKLLGIARRTEKGIELRTHPTLIPAKRLLANVEGAMNAVVVHGDAVGTTLYYGKGAGAEPTASAVVADLVDVTRLHTADPEHRVPHLAFQPDSLSNTPILPIDEVTSGYYLRLRVADQTGVMAAITRILADSGISIDALLQKEAEQVDAQGKAETDIILITHETIEKNVNAAIAQIETLATVKSPVTKLRMEGLN, encoded by the coding sequence ATGGAACCGATCAAAGTAGGTCTCTTGGGCTTCGGCACGGTGGGCAGCGGCACCTTCACGGTACTGCGCCGCAACCAGGAAGAAATCAAACGCCGCGCGGGCCGCGGCATCGAAGTGGCGCGCATTGCCGTGCGCAACCCGGCCAAGGCCACGGCGGCGCTCGGCAATGAAGCCGGCACTGTCGACCTGACGACCGACTTCAACGCCGTGGTCGACGATCCCTCGATTTCGATCATCGCCGAAATGATCGGCGGCACGACGCTCGCCAAGGATCTCGTGCTGCGCGCGATTGCCAACGGCAAGCACGTGGTCACCGCGAACAAGGCGTTGCTGGCGGTGCACGGCACCGAGATTTTCGAAGCGGCGGGCGCCAAGGGCGTGATGGTCGCGTTCGAAGCGGCGGTGGCGGGCGGCATCCCCATCATCAAGGCGCTGCGCGAAGGGCTCACGGCCAACCGCATTCAGTACATTGCCGGCATCATCAACGGCACGACGAACTACATCCTCTCGGAAATGCGCGAGCGCGGGCTCGACTTCGCGACCGCTCTGAAAGCCGCGCAGGAACTGGGTTACGCCGAAGCCGATCCGACCTTCGACATCGAAGGCGTGGACGCCGCGCACAAGGCCACGATCATGAGCGCGATCGCGTTCGGCGTGCCCGTGCAGTTCGACAAGGCTTATGTGGAAGGCATCAGCAAGCTCGACGCCATCGACATCAAGTACGCGGAAGAACTGGGCTATCGCATCAAGCTGCTCGGCATTGCGCGCCGCACCGAAAAGGGCATCGAACTGCGCACGCATCCCACGCTGATTCCGGCCAAGCGCCTGCTCGCGAACGTGGAAGGGGCGATGAACGCCGTGGTCGTGCATGGCGACGCCGTCGGGACGACGCTTTACTACGGCAAGGGTGCGGGCGCTGAGCCGACGGCCTCGGCCGTGGTCGCCGATCTCGTCGATGTCACGCGCCTGCACACCGCCGACCCCGAGCACCGCGTGCCGCACCTGGCATTCCAGCCGGACAGCCTCTCGAACACGCCGATCCTGCCGATCGACGAAGTCACGAGCGGCTACTACCTGCGCCTGCGCGTGGCCGACCAGACCGGCGTGATGGCAGCCATCACGCGCATCCTGGCCGACAGCGGCATCTCGATCGACGCGCTGCTGCAGAAGGAAGCAGAGCAGGTCGACGCACAGGGCAAGGCGGAAACCGACATCATCCTGATCACGCACGAGACGATCGAAAAGAACGTCAACGCGGCGATCGCGCAGATCGAAACGCTGGCGACGGTGAAGTCGCCGGTCACGAAGCTGCGTATGGAAGGACTGAACTAA
- a CDS encoding SMR family transporter: MNPISLICILAGVGLNACAQLLLKAGVNAVGHFEFSRANILPIGLKLATQVPILGGLTCYVFSVVVWIVGLSRVDVSIAYPMLSLGYVVNAFAAWYLFGEVMSVQRLVGIGIILIGVFVLARS; the protein is encoded by the coding sequence ATGAATCCGATTTCCCTGATCTGCATCCTCGCCGGCGTCGGCCTGAACGCGTGCGCGCAACTGTTGCTGAAAGCGGGTGTCAATGCCGTTGGACACTTCGAATTCAGCCGTGCGAACATCTTGCCCATTGGCTTGAAGCTCGCGACGCAAGTGCCGATTCTCGGCGGCCTCACCTGCTACGTATTCAGCGTGGTCGTGTGGATTGTCGGGCTCTCGCGCGTGGACGTCTCGATTGCCTACCCGATGCTCTCGCTCGGCTACGTGGTCAACGCGTTCGCGGCGTGGTATCTGTTCGGCGAGGTCATGAGCGTGCAGCGGCTTGTCGGCATCGGCATCATCCTGATCGGCGTGTTTGTTCTCGCGCGCAGCTAA
- the moaD gene encoding molybdopterin converting factor subunit 1 has product MKIQLKFFASVREALGVADETVTLPESIVTVGDVRGWLRARGGMWAETLAEGRALRMACNHVMTDPRTRITEGCEVAFFPPVTGG; this is encoded by the coding sequence ATGAAGATCCAGCTGAAATTTTTTGCGAGCGTGCGCGAGGCGTTGGGCGTTGCGGATGAGACGGTCACATTGCCTGAGAGCATCGTGACGGTCGGCGACGTGCGCGGCTGGCTGCGTGCGCGCGGCGGCATGTGGGCGGAGACGCTGGCGGAGGGCCGCGCGCTGCGCATGGCCTGCAATCACGTGATGACCGACCCGCGCACGCGCATCACCGAGGGCTGCGAAGTCGCGTTTTTCCCGCCTGTGACGGGCGGCTGA
- a CDS encoding pyridoxal phosphate-dependent aminotransferase — protein sequence MKPILKSNKLQNVCYDIRGPVLEHAKRLEEEGHRIIKLNIGNLAPFGFDAPDEVIQDMILNLPGSSGYSDSKGVFAARKAIMHYAQQKGIKGVELDDIYIGNGASELIVMAMQALLNDGDEVLLPAPDYPLWTAAVSLSGGTPVHYVCDESNAWMPDLDDIRAKITPNTRAIVVINPNNPTGALYSDDLLRGLVAIAREHGLILFADEVYDKIIYDGKTHTALGSLSEDVITVTLNSLSKSYRACGYRAGWMFLSGMTGENRRRSKDYTEGLGILASMRLCANVPGQYAIQTALGGYQSINELIQPGGRLYRQRELAYNMLTAIPGVTCVKPEAALYMFPRLDPKLYPIENDQQFILDLLLQERVLLVQGTGFNWKQPDHFRVVFLPNVDDLTDSINRIARFLDGYRQRHGT from the coding sequence GTGAAACCGATTCTCAAATCCAACAAGCTGCAGAACGTTTGCTACGACATCCGCGGGCCGGTGCTCGAGCACGCGAAGCGCCTCGAAGAAGAAGGCCATCGCATCATCAAGCTGAACATCGGCAATCTCGCGCCGTTCGGTTTCGACGCGCCCGACGAGGTCATTCAGGACATGATCCTGAACCTGCCGGGCTCCTCGGGGTATTCGGATTCGAAGGGGGTGTTCGCCGCGCGCAAGGCGATCATGCATTACGCGCAGCAAAAGGGCATCAAGGGCGTCGAACTCGACGACATCTACATCGGCAATGGCGCGTCCGAACTGATCGTGATGGCCATGCAGGCGCTCCTGAACGACGGCGACGAAGTGCTGCTGCCCGCGCCCGACTATCCGCTCTGGACGGCGGCGGTGAGCCTGTCGGGCGGCACGCCCGTGCACTACGTCTGCGACGAGTCGAACGCGTGGATGCCCGACCTCGACGACATTCGCGCGAAGATCACGCCGAATACGCGCGCGATCGTCGTCATCAACCCGAACAACCCGACCGGCGCGCTCTATTCCGACGACCTGCTGCGCGGGCTCGTTGCGATCGCGCGCGAGCACGGCCTGATCCTGTTCGCCGACGAGGTCTACGACAAGATCATCTACGACGGCAAGACGCATACGGCGCTCGGCTCGCTCTCGGAAGACGTGATCACGGTCACGCTCAACAGCCTCTCCAAAAGCTATCGCGCGTGCGGCTACCGCGCGGGCTGGATGTTCCTCTCGGGCATGACGGGCGAGAACCGCCGCCGCTCGAAGGACTACACGGAAGGCCTCGGCATTCTCGCCTCCATGCGCCTGTGCGCGAACGTGCCGGGCCAGTACGCGATCCAGACGGCGCTGGGCGGCTACCAGAGCATCAACGAGCTGATCCAGCCAGGCGGTCGCCTCTATCGTCAGCGCGAACTCGCGTACAACATGCTCACGGCCATTCCGGGCGTGACCTGCGTGAAACCCGAGGCGGCGCTCTACATGTTCCCGCGCCTCGACCCGAAGCTCTATCCGATCGAGAACGATCAGCAGTTCATCCTCGATCTGCTGCTGCAGGAGCGTGTGCTGCTCGTGCAAGGCACGGGCTTCAACTGGAAGCAGCCGGACCACTTCCGCGTGGTGTTCCTGCCGAACGTCGACGACCTGACCGATTCGATCAACCGCATTGCGCGCTTCCTCGACGGTTATCGTCAGCGGCACGGCACCTGA